One Natronolimnobius sp. AArcel1 genomic region harbors:
- a CDS encoding IclR family transcriptional regulator → MAKSESSVRSVRRTFTILEVIQELNGASVAEIAKRVDIGQSAVYNYLTTLTREEYVDKVGDEYHLGLSFFGLGAHARNRTPIYDSAQPQVDELADETGHLVNLCIETDGHGTYLYQSRGENGIDIDVHEGQPVPLHSTALGKAILAFRPSEEVTAIIDQHGLPATTEHTITDQTELHAELEQVRNRRYAVGQEEWRNGLRSLAVPIVDAHGRSIAAVGIACPVYWNDDTTTFDDELLQAVLGAANVIELEHNYA, encoded by the coding sequence ATGGCGAAGTCAGAGTCATCCGTCCGATCAGTGCGTCGGACGTTTACAATACTCGAAGTCATACAGGAACTCAACGGCGCGAGCGTTGCAGAGATCGCTAAGCGAGTCGATATCGGTCAGAGCGCGGTCTACAACTACCTGACGACCCTGACCAGAGAGGAGTACGTCGACAAAGTCGGCGACGAGTACCACCTCGGCCTGTCGTTCTTTGGACTCGGCGCACACGCACGCAATCGGACGCCGATCTACGACTCCGCACAGCCCCAGGTCGATGAACTCGCGGACGAAACCGGGCATCTGGTCAATCTCTGTATCGAAACGGACGGACATGGCACCTACCTCTACCAATCTCGCGGCGAGAACGGCATCGATATCGATGTTCACGAAGGCCAGCCAGTTCCACTTCACAGCACGGCGCTTGGGAAAGCTATTCTCGCTTTTCGACCCTCGGAAGAAGTCACTGCCATCATCGACCAGCACGGGCTGCCGGCCACAACCGAGCACACGATCACCGACCAGACGGAGCTTCACGCCGAACTCGAGCAGGTTCGAAACCGTCGATACGCGGTTGGCCAAGAGGAGTGGCGAAACGGACTGCGCTCGCTTGCGGTCCCAATCGTCGACGCTCACGGCCGCTCCATCGCCGCCGTCGGCATCGCCTGCCCGGTGTACTGGAACGACGACACCACCACGTTCGATGACGAACTGCTGCAGGCCGTCCTCGGTGCGGCAAACGTAATTGAACTCGAGCACAACTACGCCTAA
- a CDS encoding glycoside hydrolase family 2 protein: MDDSTGFRRTRSLNGEWMFEVDPDGIGMTEGWQTELAMWLTEADPVDVPHVWQEDDGLRSYTGTAWYNRTFELERSALESRRAFVEFGAVDYWTSVWVNGELVGENRGGYLPFECEITDAVDSGENTLTVAVHDPQDLSEIPHGRQGEPWYTRVSGIWQSVSLAFRPETHIANIAVTPDLETDSALVDLEVDSNGYDQDDLQATVRASRDGLLECLEIGPVDETLTLSFDDPAYWSPDSPALYDLEVTLEANGTELDRYEETFGLRTTERTADGFVLNGEAIRLRGVLDQGYYPKTLYRPPTDDTFADELERISALGCNLVRTHCKPAHPDFLEVADREGLLVWEELPSPSRYTDRSKEELQAELRALIKRDYNHPSVIAWSLYNEAWGIGQHSAEEALWTDETKQTYLSSLVDTLREDDPTRLVCDTSGWAHVKTDINDYHRHCISPDRATEWTRNLEHALVHRADNYATRRFDDATAPVVVSDVGTWAFPSLSVLVEHYGREPAWFSHEFLEEPMKRPSGVRERFDAADLADVFDSIEDLADVWQTRAARSLAHVVGELRTNEEIDGYVLSQLADTEWEFSGLYDYCRNEKAAIETVAPLNEPVTLVASLDAHTAWTDDDRHLEVTLVNDTNEPVQETLEWEWRGETGRQELTAPPHSIVDSEPIALSMPDAETVGTESVTVRGLETGHTRTKSLTVVPSSISPPQDLTVFATGPLGSQLAGTGLEVTHQFSAAVDVAFVTTVTDDILEFVSAGGTAIQVPDQHGDLQANDVFETRSMARTDSWMNTATLFYQDSPLLSGLCSDRALGWEFEDGYPYELVTGLEPETDTIHVGSVRGWLADWASPLLERSVGDGRLIACAFRVQTAVGPHPVLTALVYRLLERSKEAS, encoded by the coding sequence ATGGACGACAGCACCGGTTTCCGTCGGACGCGCTCGCTGAATGGCGAGTGGATGTTCGAAGTCGACCCCGACGGCATCGGCATGACTGAAGGCTGGCAAACGGAACTCGCGATGTGGCTCACCGAGGCAGATCCAGTCGACGTCCCTCACGTCTGGCAGGAAGACGACGGTCTCCGGAGCTACACCGGAACTGCGTGGTACAATCGAACGTTCGAACTCGAGCGGAGTGCACTCGAGTCGCGTCGGGCGTTCGTCGAGTTCGGCGCAGTCGATTACTGGACCTCCGTCTGGGTCAACGGCGAACTGGTCGGTGAGAACCGCGGTGGCTATCTCCCCTTCGAGTGTGAGATCACCGATGCAGTCGACTCCGGCGAAAACACGCTCACTGTCGCCGTCCACGATCCACAGGACCTTTCGGAGATTCCACACGGCAGACAGGGCGAGCCGTGGTACACCCGTGTTAGTGGCATCTGGCAGTCGGTATCGCTGGCTTTCCGTCCAGAAACCCACATCGCCAACATCGCCGTCACGCCGGATCTCGAGACAGATAGTGCACTCGTCGACCTCGAGGTAGATTCGAACGGCTACGACCAAGACGACCTGCAGGCAACCGTTCGGGCGTCTCGAGACGGGCTGCTCGAGTGCCTCGAGATTGGTCCTGTCGATGAGACGCTCACGCTTTCGTTTGATGATCCGGCGTACTGGTCGCCCGACTCACCCGCGTTATACGACCTCGAGGTCACACTCGAGGCCAACGGTACTGAACTCGACCGGTACGAGGAGACGTTCGGCCTGCGAACGACCGAGCGTACCGCAGACGGCTTCGTGCTCAACGGCGAGGCGATCCGCTTGCGGGGCGTCCTCGATCAGGGCTACTATCCAAAGACGCTGTACCGGCCGCCGACCGACGACACGTTCGCGGACGAACTCGAGCGAATTTCGGCGCTTGGCTGTAATCTCGTTCGAACGCACTGCAAGCCGGCCCATCCCGACTTTCTCGAGGTCGCCGACCGGGAGGGGCTGCTCGTCTGGGAGGAACTGCCGAGTCCGTCGCGCTACACCGATCGATCGAAAGAGGAACTCCAGGCTGAACTGCGAGCGCTTATCAAACGCGATTATAACCACCCAAGCGTCATCGCGTGGAGTCTCTACAACGAGGCGTGGGGGATCGGCCAGCACAGCGCCGAAGAGGCCCTCTGGACGGACGAAACGAAACAGACGTACCTCTCGTCGCTCGTCGACACTCTGCGGGAGGACGATCCAACGCGACTCGTCTGCGATACCTCCGGCTGGGCGCACGTCAAAACAGACATCAACGACTATCATCGCCACTGTATCAGCCCCGACCGCGCGACCGAGTGGACGCGCAATCTCGAGCATGCACTCGTTCACCGGGCTGACAACTACGCAACCCGGCGCTTCGACGACGCGACTGCGCCGGTTGTGGTGTCAGATGTCGGCACCTGGGCGTTTCCCTCGCTCTCTGTCCTCGTCGAGCACTACGGCAGAGAGCCAGCGTGGTTCTCACATGAGTTCCTCGAGGAGCCGATGAAACGGCCAAGTGGCGTCCGAGAGCGATTTGACGCGGCCGATCTTGCAGACGTGTTCGACTCGATTGAGGATCTCGCAGACGTCTGGCAAACTCGGGCCGCTCGATCGCTCGCGCATGTCGTCGGCGAGTTGCGAACAAACGAGGAGATCGACGGCTACGTGCTCTCGCAGTTGGCCGACACTGAATGGGAGTTTAGCGGCCTCTACGACTACTGCCGGAACGAAAAGGCAGCAATCGAGACGGTTGCCCCGTTAAACGAGCCTGTCACGCTCGTCGCCAGCCTCGACGCCCACACAGCCTGGACGGACGACGACCGTCATCTCGAGGTGACGTTGGTCAACGACACCAACGAACCGGTGCAGGAAACGCTCGAGTGGGAGTGGCGTGGGGAAACTGGCCGACAGGAACTGACGGCACCGCCACACTCAATCGTCGACAGCGAGCCGATTGCGCTCTCGATGCCAGATGCGGAGACAGTCGGCACGGAATCAGTGACTGTCCGCGGCCTCGAAACCGGTCACACCCGAACGAAATCCCTGACGGTCGTGCCGTCGTCAATATCGCCGCCCCAAGACCTGACCGTCTTCGCCACGGGGCCACTCGGCTCACAGCTCGCGGGAACCGGTCTCGAGGTCACACACCAGTTCTCCGCTGCTGTGGATGTCGCGTTCGTCACCACCGTCACCGACGACATCCTCGAGTTCGTCTCTGCGGGTGGAACGGCGATCCAGGTACCGGATCAACACGGCGACCTGCAGGCGAACGACGTATTCGAGACTCGATCGATGGCCCGTACTGATAGCTGGATGAACACGGCGACGCTCTTTTATCAGGACTCGCCGCTTCTTTCGGGGCTTTGCTCGGACCGCGCGCTTGGCTGGGAGTTCGAAGACGGCTATCCGTACGAACTCGTCACCGGCCTCGAGCCTGAGACAGATACCATCCACGTCGGGAGCGTCCGCGGCTGGCTCGCCGACTGGGCCAGCCCGCTGCTCGAGCGGTCGGTCGGCGACGGCCGCCTGATCGCGTGTGCGTTTCGCGTCCAGACGGCGGTCGGCCCCCACCCCGTCCTGACGGCGCTGGTGTATCGCCTTCTCGAGCGGAGCAAAGAGGCGAGTTAG
- a CDS encoding zinc-binding dehydrogenase, with product MRGLAKTDRTDGAMELLEVDKPAPGPDEALIEVSHAGLCGSDAGIYKFKSAFERMELPTIIGHEYAGTVVETGDNVSEYAVGDRIVERPIRGCGECYQCKIGEENVCQNAVITGVDHHGAYTQYVTVPERALHPVPDDVSLRNAAVVEPTSIAARAVIENSRVGAGDRVLVAGPGPIGQLTAQIAREQGGEVVVAGVGQDTDYRLPLAEEFGFDTINVETDDLKSIRDERTDGIGYDVVFDTTGHPSGLTMAVDEVRKGGQIVLVGQTGETTMAYSPLVRAEIDLQCSYASMYEDFERSLRLIGSGAVDCDTFIDERYSLLSADDAFTAFLGGETCKPVFDVSELHA from the coding sequence ATGCGAGGACTTGCCAAAACAGACCGAACGGACGGGGCGATGGAACTACTCGAGGTCGATAAGCCAGCACCGGGACCGGACGAAGCGCTCATCGAAGTCTCTCATGCAGGACTGTGTGGCAGCGACGCAGGCATCTACAAGTTCAAATCCGCGTTCGAGCGCATGGAGTTGCCGACGATCATCGGCCACGAGTACGCCGGAACCGTCGTCGAAACCGGAGACAATGTCAGCGAGTACGCCGTTGGCGACCGCATCGTCGAACGCCCGATTCGCGGCTGTGGCGAGTGTTACCAGTGTAAAATCGGCGAGGAAAACGTCTGCCAGAACGCCGTTATCACCGGCGTCGACCACCACGGCGCGTACACCCAGTACGTCACAGTTCCCGAGCGCGCACTCCATCCCGTTCCCGACGACGTCTCCCTGCGTAACGCCGCCGTCGTCGAACCCACCAGTATCGCCGCTCGAGCGGTTATCGAAAACTCCCGCGTAGGCGCGGGCGACCGCGTGCTCGTGGCTGGACCTGGCCCGATAGGACAATTAACGGCACAGATTGCGCGCGAACAGGGCGGCGAAGTCGTCGTCGCCGGTGTTGGTCAGGATACCGACTACCGCCTCCCGCTCGCCGAAGAGTTCGGCTTCGACACCATCAACGTCGAAACGGATGACCTCAAGTCCATTCGTGACGAACGAACGGACGGCATCGGCTACGACGTTGTCTTCGATACGACGGGCCACCCCTCGGGGCTGACGATGGCCGTCGATGAGGTCCGCAAAGGCGGCCAGATCGTTCTCGTTGGCCAGACTGGCGAGACGACGATGGCGTACTCACCGCTCGTGCGCGCCGAAATCGACCTGCAGTGTTCCTACGCCTCGATGTACGAAGACTTCGAACGCTCGCTGCGACTGATCGGCTCGGGAGCCGTCGACTGTGATACCTTTATCGACGAGCGCTACTCGCTGCTGTCGGCTGATGACGCGTTCACCGCCTTCCTCGGCGGTGAGACCTGCAAACCCGTCTTCGACGTCAGCGAACTTCACGCATAA
- a CDS encoding alpha-N-arabinofuranosidase, translated as MADAELTVHTEAVIGHVDPAVHGHFSEHLGRCIYDGIWRRDSDEEVGYREDVFQLLNDIELPVLRWPGGCFADDYHWEDGIGPREDRPRRRNLFWAQGPEELPEESNAFGTDEFLEFCEQIDTEPYLATNVGSGDPQEAADWVEYCNYDGDTELANRRRENGREEPYGVKYWGIGNENWGCGGQMTPEQYANEYRRFATYVGTTDNLMLEDDLELIACGFEQHEWNRRFLEQVNESPWGVDFPLDHLTFHHYYGRTMSVSEADEDDYDTFLADALEMSDHIETIAGAIDAVATTRDIGVIVDEWGAWHVEATAGNGLEQPGTVLDALSAAAALDIFNHHSDVVTMTNIAQTVNVLQCLVETDADEAWARPTYHVFDSYAPHQDNDAVQTTISAPSRELEDERDLPLVQGSASTDGDETFISLTNLDCREAQTVDVRVEGATPDSVEATLLFGDHEPNAEVGPDNADEFEPEPTDVDIDGNTISVDLPPATVATLEVA; from the coding sequence ATGGCTGATGCAGAGCTAACGGTTCATACAGAGGCAGTTATCGGACACGTTGATCCAGCGGTACACGGCCACTTCTCCGAACATCTCGGACGATGTATCTACGATGGGATCTGGCGACGCGACAGCGACGAGGAGGTCGGCTACCGCGAGGACGTGTTCCAACTGCTCAACGACATCGAACTGCCGGTGCTTCGCTGGCCCGGCGGCTGTTTCGCCGACGACTATCACTGGGAAGACGGTATCGGGCCCCGCGAGGACCGCCCGCGCCGTCGCAACCTCTTTTGGGCCCAAGGCCCCGAGGAACTACCCGAAGAATCGAACGCCTTCGGCACCGACGAGTTCCTCGAGTTCTGTGAGCAAATCGATACCGAACCCTATCTTGCGACCAACGTCGGGTCGGGCGATCCACAGGAAGCCGCAGACTGGGTCGAGTACTGTAACTACGACGGCGATACCGAACTCGCCAACCGGCGGCGTGAAAACGGACGCGAGGAACCCTATGGCGTGAAATACTGGGGTATCGGCAACGAGAACTGGGGCTGTGGCGGCCAGATGACGCCCGAACAGTACGCCAACGAGTACCGACGCTTTGCGACCTACGTCGGCACCACGGACAACCTCATGCTCGAGGATGACCTCGAACTCATCGCCTGCGGATTCGAACAACACGAGTGGAATCGGCGCTTCCTCGAGCAGGTGAACGAATCGCCGTGGGGCGTTGACTTCCCGCTCGATCACCTCACCTTCCATCACTACTACGGCCGGACGATGAGCGTCTCCGAAGCCGACGAAGATGATTACGATACGTTCCTCGCGGACGCTCTCGAGATGAGCGACCACATCGAGACCATTGCGGGAGCCATCGATGCCGTCGCGACGACGCGCGATATCGGCGTCATCGTCGACGAGTGGGGGGCCTGGCACGTCGAAGCGACGGCCGGCAACGGCCTCGAGCAGCCCGGGACTGTCCTCGATGCGCTCTCGGCCGCAGCCGCACTCGATATCTTCAACCACCACAGCGACGTGGTGACGATGACGAACATCGCCCAGACGGTCAACGTTCTGCAGTGTCTCGTCGAAACCGACGCCGACGAGGCGTGGGCACGCCCGACCTACCACGTCTTCGATTCCTATGCGCCACACCAGGACAACGACGCCGTCCAGACGACGATTTCGGCACCGTCGCGCGAACTCGAGGACGAGCGTGATCTGCCACTTGTGCAGGGCTCGGCCTCGACTGACGGCGACGAGACGTTTATCTCGCTGACCAACCTCGACTGCCGCGAGGCACAGACGGTCGACGTGCGTGTCGAGGGCGCGACGCCCGACTCGGTCGAGGCGACGCTCCTCTTTGGCGACCACGAGCCGAACGCGGAGGTCGGACCCGACAACGCCGACGAGTTCGAGCCGGAACCGACCGACGTCGACATCGATGGAAATACCATCAGCGTCGATCTGCCGCCGGCAACGGTCGCGACGCTCGAGGTCGCATAA
- a CDS encoding glycoside hydrolase family 43 protein, whose translation MRYKNPVLPGFHPDPTICRADGSFFLATSSFEYVPGVPLYRSDNLADWEPIGHALTRDSQFAAHHADALTGIYAPTLRHHDGTFYLVTTNVSGGGHFFVTAEDPAGEWSEPTWIDAPGIDPDLFFEDGTCYFTYHSDDPDAPIQQAELDLETGDLGESSTIWTGFRDPYVEAPHIYERDGTYYLMVAEGGTHAGHMVVMARADDPTGPYEGCPDNPILTHWGQPRDAIRAVGHADLVQDHNGAWWLVCLGIRQRGPWPRYHHLGRETFLAPVSWENGWPVVNDGEPIQAAMDAPLPGDRKTDETSIDRTDTTFADGLGLEWQFRRNPDRERYETGSDGLRLRGGPESLAEPGATFVGRRQTAFDCRLEAALSFDPGAGEEAGIAVVADERHHYQVGVTRREGRREAIVRLRIGDATEIVGRTPVGETVDLSVVADAESYRFLVDGTELGSGSTRYLSTEVADGFTGVVVGPYATGHGTTCETDAVIERVVYSTD comes from the coding sequence ATGCGCTACAAAAACCCTGTGCTGCCGGGCTTTCATCCCGACCCCACGATCTGTCGAGCAGACGGCTCGTTCTTCCTCGCTACCAGTTCCTTCGAGTACGTCCCTGGCGTCCCGCTCTATCGGAGCGACAACCTCGCCGACTGGGAGCCAATTGGCCACGCACTTACCCGTGACTCACAATTTGCGGCCCACCACGCCGACGCCTTGACAGGTATCTACGCGCCGACGCTTCGCCACCACGACGGCACGTTTTACCTCGTCACGACGAACGTCAGCGGCGGCGGTCACTTTTTCGTCACGGCTGAGGACCCAGCAGGTGAGTGGTCGGAGCCGACGTGGATCGACGCGCCGGGTATTGACCCCGACCTCTTCTTCGAGGACGGCACCTGCTACTTTACCTACCACTCCGACGATCCCGACGCCCCGATCCAGCAGGCCGAACTCGACCTCGAGACGGGAGACCTCGGCGAGTCCAGTACGATCTGGACCGGGTTTCGAGACCCCTACGTCGAAGCGCCGCACATCTACGAACGCGATGGCACCTACTACCTGATGGTCGCTGAGGGTGGCACGCACGCCGGCCACATGGTCGTCATGGCGCGCGCTGACGATCCGACGGGACCCTACGAGGGCTGTCCCGACAACCCGATTCTCACCCATTGGGGGCAACCGCGCGATGCGATTCGAGCCGTCGGCCACGCTGACCTCGTCCAGGACCACAATGGGGCGTGGTGGCTCGTCTGTCTCGGAATCCGCCAGCGCGGTCCGTGGCCGAGGTACCACCACCTTGGCCGTGAGACGTTCCTCGCGCCCGTCTCCTGGGAGAACGGCTGGCCGGTCGTCAACGACGGGGAACCGATTCAGGCTGCGATGGACGCCCCGCTTCCCGGCGACCGCAAAACGGACGAGACGAGCATCGACCGCACCGACACCACGTTCGCGGACGGACTGGGCCTCGAGTGGCAGTTCCGCCGCAACCCAGATCGCGAGCGCTACGAGACGGGATCGGACGGCCTCCGGCTTCGCGGCGGACCGGAATCGCTCGCGGAACCCGGTGCGACCTTCGTCGGTCGCCGACAGACGGCGTTCGACTGTCGTCTCGAGGCCGCGCTGTCGTTCGATCCGGGCGCTGGCGAGGAGGCGGGGATTGCGGTGGTTGCTGACGAACGCCACCACTACCAGGTGGGCGTAACCCGACGCGAGGGGCGTCGGGAGGCCATCGTGCGCCTCCGTATCGGCGATGCGACGGAGATCGTCGGACGCACGCCGGTCGGGGAGACAGTCGATCTCAGCGTGGTAGCCGACGCCGAGAGCTACCGCTTCCTCGTCGACGGGACGGAACTCGGCTCGGGGTCGACTCGCTATCTCTCGACGGAGGTCGCAGACGGGTTCACCGGTGTTGTTGTCGGCCCCTACGCAACCGGTCATGGGACGACCTGCGAGACGGACGCCGTCATCGAGCGAGTCGTTTATAGTACCGACTGA
- a CDS encoding helix-turn-helix domain-containing protein, whose translation MTDAHNPDDHTGSVLYEPPEWAPVPGAMYPRATRLEHGEGDDPALLATFECYETVGKTGTDEPYFPIYRSTDDGRSWSHYADLRDTEHGWGLRYQPTLFELPQQVGPWEAGTVLAAGNAIPSDRSETSIDLYASDDGGRNWSFVSTIVSGGKAVPSRGESPVWVPELTVDADGNLVCYFSDERHSEDGYDRLIGHRVSSDGGNTWEPQVFDVAIADNESRPGMPSVTPLPNGRYLMTYYIDGPQYGGSVFTRTSPNGREWGDPADVGAPVQTTDELQLIDGPYGTWVPAGDDNGTILVAGKTFRDKHRNPAPDSGTVLLATTDMSAVGPWTPVSAPLWFDDELETGHRSVAWTTTLLPAADGTELLQFTSTYAGHGKTEIRYGRESLSTMVEYDRDSSERSASTSSTERSQSAHRRTRENTQFISRPTDSTPPAEPHHVKSIVKAFDLLETIERTGPVGVTELARQTGVAKSSVYKYLDTLRHLGYVTKSDGEYATSLRLFRFGQQILSRHEVRDIAKPELQALSERIGETVSLIVEEDGDAVYLYCTDPVDGLTTIEAGSRLPIHVSTGGKALLAHRSREEVDSLLENAVRTVDRQNFYADLETARDNRVLIDRDTSTQLEYSAGLLEKQEYTISQQRADDRIHRIAVPIRDGEDRGVAALEVIGSNFELDSTRLQADLVPLLVAAAKEIELELLERERGQFG comes from the coding sequence ATGACTGACGCCCACAACCCCGACGATCACACTGGCTCGGTCCTCTATGAGCCGCCTGAGTGGGCACCCGTTCCCGGCGCGATGTACCCGCGAGCGACGCGCCTCGAGCACGGTGAGGGTGACGATCCGGCACTGTTAGCGACGTTCGAGTGTTACGAGACGGTCGGCAAGACGGGGACCGACGAGCCATACTTTCCGATCTATCGAAGCACCGACGACGGCCGGTCGTGGTCGCACTACGCAGATCTTCGTGACACCGAGCATGGGTGGGGACTTCGCTACCAGCCGACGCTGTTCGAACTGCCACAACAGGTTGGGCCCTGGGAGGCCGGAACGGTGCTGGCCGCCGGGAACGCAATTCCGAGCGACCGTTCGGAGACGAGTATCGATCTGTACGCGAGCGACGATGGCGGCCGGAACTGGTCGTTCGTGAGCACGATCGTCTCGGGTGGGAAAGCCGTACCGAGCCGCGGCGAGTCGCCGGTCTGGGTTCCCGAACTCACGGTCGACGCCGACGGCAATCTCGTCTGTTACTTCTCCGACGAACGTCACTCTGAAGACGGCTACGACCGACTCATCGGCCACCGCGTCTCGAGTGACGGGGGCAACACCTGGGAGCCACAGGTGTTCGACGTCGCGATTGCTGACAACGAGTCCCGGCCTGGCATGCCCTCAGTTACGCCGCTTCCGAACGGGCGCTACCTCATGACGTACTATATCGACGGCCCGCAGTACGGCGGCAGCGTATTCACTCGTACCTCGCCGAACGGGCGCGAGTGGGGCGACCCAGCCGACGTTGGCGCCCCGGTTCAGACAACAGACGAGTTGCAGTTGATCGATGGCCCGTACGGGACGTGGGTCCCCGCAGGTGACGACAACGGCACGATACTGGTCGCCGGCAAGACGTTTCGCGACAAACACCGTAACCCCGCTCCCGACAGCGGGACGGTCTTGCTCGCAACGACCGACATGAGCGCAGTCGGTCCATGGACACCGGTATCTGCCCCCCTCTGGTTCGACGACGAACTCGAGACAGGGCATCGATCCGTCGCCTGGACGACGACACTGTTGCCCGCTGCTGACGGAACGGAACTGCTGCAGTTTACGTCGACGTATGCCGGCCACGGCAAGACCGAGATCAGGTACGGCCGCGAGTCGCTGTCAACAATGGTCGAATACGACCGCGACTCGAGCGAGCGCTCGGCCAGCACCTCATCGACAGAACGCAGCCAGAGCGCCCATCGGCGGACGCGTGAGAACACCCAGTTTATCAGCCGGCCAACTGACAGCACGCCACCTGCAGAACCCCATCACGTTAAATCGATTGTCAAGGCGTTCGACCTCCTCGAGACGATCGAACGAACTGGCCCGGTCGGCGTCACCGAACTTGCCCGTCAGACGGGCGTGGCAAAGAGTTCGGTCTACAAGTATCTCGATACGCTGCGTCACCTGGGCTACGTGACGAAAAGTGACGGCGAGTACGCGACATCACTGCGATTGTTCCGGTTCGGCCAGCAGATCCTCTCTCGACACGAGGTTCGCGACATTGCCAAACCGGAACTGCAGGCACTCTCTGAGCGAATCGGCGAGACTGTCTCGCTAATCGTCGAAGAAGACGGTGATGCGGTGTATCTGTACTGTACTGATCCGGTCGACGGGTTGACGACGATCGAAGCGGGCAGTCGCCTCCCGATTCATGTCTCGACGGGCGGCAAAGCACTGCTTGCACACCGCTCGCGCGAAGAGGTCGACTCCCTCCTCGAGAATGCGGTTCGGACCGTTGACCGGCAGAACTTTTATGCCGATCTCGAGACGGCACGAGACAATCGTGTCCTCATCGATCGGGATACGAGCACGCAACTCGAGTACAGCGCCGGTTTGCTCGAGAAACAGGAGTATACAATCAGTCAGCAGCGTGCGGACGACCGGATTCATCGCATTGCGGTCCCGATTCGGGATGGAGAAGACCGCGGCGTCGCCGCACTCGAGGTGATCGGCTCGAATTTCGAACTGGACTCGACGCGACTGCAGGCGGATCTCGTCCCACTGCTTGTGGCTGCCGCAAAAGAGATCGAACTCGAATTGCTCGAGCGCGAGCGCGGCCAGTTCGGGTAA